The following proteins are co-located in the Sporolactobacillus pectinivorans genome:
- the prmC gene encoding peptide chain release factor N(5)-glutamine methyltransferase, whose protein sequence is MTLKRFEALRWASSFLKEHHRDENIGEILLESRLHLSRTDLLADLKEPLFPQDEEWLKKRVSEHAIKGIPVQYMIGQAPFYGRNFKVTPDVLIPRQETEELVYRCGAWTARFFPDRKNMSVCDIGTGSGVIAITLALEHPDWDVTAVDISPQALAVAKENAVALGAKVRFKQGNLLDPVKNQPFDLLVSNPPYISQQEMNELNDTVKNYEPHLALLGGRDGLDLYRCILRSLPSIFKADRLLLAFEIGASQGKTVSNLIRKEFSDQIEALAVEQDLAGLDRDVMAVLRRNNF, encoded by the coding sequence GTGACACTTAAAAGATTCGAAGCACTCAGATGGGCGTCTTCTTTTTTGAAAGAACATCATCGTGACGAAAATATAGGGGAGATTTTGCTTGAGAGCAGGCTTCATCTTTCCCGAACGGATTTGTTAGCCGATCTTAAGGAACCGCTCTTTCCGCAGGATGAGGAGTGGCTGAAGAAACGCGTGAGTGAACATGCGATAAAAGGCATTCCGGTTCAGTATATGATCGGTCAGGCACCTTTTTATGGAAGAAATTTTAAAGTCACACCTGATGTGCTCATCCCGCGCCAGGAGACAGAAGAACTTGTCTACCGGTGCGGTGCATGGACGGCACGTTTTTTTCCTGATCGGAAAAACATGTCGGTCTGCGACATCGGAACCGGCAGCGGGGTGATTGCGATTACACTGGCGCTGGAACATCCGGACTGGGACGTTACCGCTGTTGATATTTCACCCCAGGCGCTGGCGGTTGCCAAAGAAAATGCAGTGGCTCTGGGCGCGAAGGTCAGATTTAAGCAGGGCAATCTGCTTGATCCTGTAAAAAATCAACCATTTGACCTGCTGGTTTCTAATCCTCCTTATATCTCACAGCAGGAAATGAATGAACTCAACGATACAGTCAAAAATTATGAACCGCATCTGGCTCTGTTAGGAGGTAGAGACGGGCTGGATTTATATCGCTGCATCCTTCGTAGCCTGCCTTCCATCTTCAAAGCAGACCGTCTCCTGCTTGCTTTCGAAATTGGTGCATCCCAAGGGAAAACCGTCAGCAATCTGATCCGTAAAGAATTTTCCGACCAAATTGAAGCATTAGCGGTTGAGCAGGATCTGGCGGGACTTGACCGTGATGTGATGGCTGTTCTTCGCAGAAATAATTTTTGA
- the spoIIR gene encoding stage II sporulation protein R — MKKVLALIIILSINLVVFVFWQSSATKADASGPIPENAIRLRILANSDSPADQTVKRQVRDAVNGEITGWVQDLKSSGQAEKVIRAHMPQLRQTVERTLKQLHANSAFKIKLGKADFPTKMYGSYVYPAGNYQALVISLGDGKGANWWCVLFPPLCFLDFSNSEAVRNNTTADPSTSTQSTVQSANPDDTQASSPGNVQQPVSQPDPGSSGSAGQPKNTQDQVEVHFFIVDFFSKIWHSVTK, encoded by the coding sequence ATGAAAAAAGTTTTAGCACTTATAATTATATTATCTATTAATCTAGTAGTTTTCGTTTTCTGGCAGAGCAGTGCAACAAAGGCTGACGCGAGTGGACCAATCCCGGAAAACGCCATCCGGCTGCGTATCCTCGCAAACAGTGACTCTCCGGCCGACCAGACCGTGAAGCGTCAGGTGCGCGATGCGGTCAACGGAGAGATCACCGGATGGGTTCAGGATCTCAAATCTTCCGGCCAGGCTGAAAAAGTAATCCGCGCGCATATGCCTCAGCTGCGGCAAACAGTGGAGCGGACACTGAAGCAGCTTCACGCGAACAGTGCCTTTAAAATAAAACTCGGGAAGGCGGATTTTCCGACCAAAATGTATGGCAGTTACGTTTATCCCGCCGGCAATTATCAGGCTCTTGTCATTTCGTTAGGCGATGGGAAGGGTGCAAACTGGTGGTGCGTCCTGTTTCCGCCTCTGTGTTTCCTTGATTTTTCAAACAGCGAAGCGGTACGCAACAATACCACTGCCGACCCGTCAACAAGCACACAATCCACTGTTCAGTCTGCGAATCCCGATGACACACAGGCAAGTTCACCGGGCAATGTGCAGCAACCGGTGAGCCAGCCTGATCCCGGTTCAAGCGGATCGGCGGGCCAACCAAAAAACACGCAGGACCAGGTTGAGGTTCATTTCTTCATTGTCGACTTTTTTTCGAAAATCTGGCACTCTGTGACAAAATGA
- a CDS encoding L-threonylcarbamoyladenylate synthase, giving the protein MIETQLWRVNPETADLENDLQIKAAAKCLSQGKIVAFPTETVYGLGGNAKFRDSVQKIYEAKGRPSDNPLIVHVATAEQVREICTEINPIAKKLMDAFWPGPLTLVLPSRGEVSDAVTAGLSTVAVRMPSHPVARALILASGLPIAAPSANSSGHPSPTKADHVLHDLYGKIAGIVDGGETGVGVESTVVDCTTTPVTILRPGGVSREQLEEVIGPVADDPGLTRPDQTPKAPGMKYKHYAPEATMYLVPAGESRIQELVAHEKNSDRRVGVLTTEENQKDFPQADVVLTCGRRSDPESVAHSLFAILRAFDAENVDVIYSETFSEAGIGKAVMNRLSKAAAGRVIE; this is encoded by the coding sequence ATGATAGAGACTCAGCTGTGGCGGGTGAATCCTGAAACCGCCGATCTCGAAAATGATCTGCAGATCAAAGCAGCAGCAAAATGTCTCAGTCAGGGCAAAATTGTTGCTTTTCCGACTGAGACGGTTTATGGACTGGGCGGCAATGCGAAATTCCGCGACTCAGTCCAGAAAATTTATGAGGCCAAAGGGAGGCCAAGCGACAATCCGCTGATTGTGCATGTAGCGACCGCGGAACAAGTGCGTGAAATCTGCACGGAAATCAATCCGATCGCAAAAAAATTGATGGACGCTTTCTGGCCTGGGCCGCTGACTCTTGTCCTGCCCTCGCGGGGTGAGGTATCTGATGCGGTGACAGCAGGACTGTCGACCGTAGCAGTCAGGATGCCGAGCCATCCGGTCGCCCGTGCACTGATCCTGGCGTCCGGACTTCCAATCGCAGCGCCGTCTGCGAATAGTTCAGGGCACCCGAGCCCGACAAAAGCAGATCATGTCCTGCACGACTTATATGGAAAGATCGCCGGAATTGTTGACGGAGGTGAAACTGGCGTGGGCGTCGAGTCGACAGTCGTCGACTGCACGACCACACCGGTGACCATTCTCCGCCCGGGTGGTGTCTCCCGCGAACAGCTCGAAGAAGTAATCGGACCTGTGGCCGACGATCCCGGACTGACCAGGCCCGATCAGACACCGAAAGCGCCAGGCATGAAGTACAAACATTACGCACCTGAAGCAACAATGTACCTTGTTCCGGCAGGCGAATCACGGATACAGGAACTTGTGGCACATGAAAAAAACAGTGATCGCCGTGTAGGCGTCCTGACGACTGAAGAAAATCAAAAAGATTTTCCGCAAGCTGATGTTGTGCTTACCTGTGGCCGGCGCAGCGATCCAGAAAGTGTGGCCCACAGCCTTTTTGCTATATTACGGGCCTTCGATGCTGAAAATGTAGATGTTATTTACAGTGAAACTTTTTCGGAAGCCGGTATTGGGAAAGCTGTCATGAACCGCCTTTCTAAAGCAGCAGCCGGCCGCGTGATCGAATAA
- a CDS encoding manganese efflux pump, producing the protein MHRFFLWTRGGIDLAADLISQGFALCIMALALGMDAFSVCMGMGMTAFRIGQAAKIGLWIGLFHALMPLSGIVLGHLLSHRFGEIAGLAGGLLLVLIGTQMILSLARQDYGKKDLAYTSDAGVVLFSLSVSIDSFSVGLSMGLFGTRVLVAITLFGLISMLMAWAGFFIGRRTKRYFGRYGEVLGGLVMLFFGLKLIFHIPL; encoded by the coding sequence ATGCATAGATTCTTCTTATGGACAAGGGGGGGAATAGATTTGGCCGCAGATCTGATCAGTCAGGGTTTTGCACTCTGCATTATGGCGCTGGCTCTCGGAATGGATGCATTTTCTGTTTGTATGGGCATGGGCATGACCGCGTTCCGGATAGGCCAGGCGGCAAAAATAGGCCTGTGGATCGGCCTTTTTCATGCTCTGATGCCTCTGTCAGGCATCGTTCTGGGACATCTGCTCTCACATCGTTTTGGCGAGATTGCGGGATTGGCCGGCGGACTTCTTCTTGTTCTGATCGGAACCCAGATGATTCTTTCTTTAGCCAGGCAGGATTATGGCAAAAAAGACCTGGCCTACACATCGGATGCCGGCGTTGTGCTATTTTCGCTCAGTGTCAGCATTGACAGTTTCTCTGTTGGCTTGAGTATGGGACTGTTTGGCACACGCGTTCTGGTAGCGATTACCCTTTTTGGTCTGATCAGTATGCTGATGGCCTGGGCCGGATTTTTCATTGGCCGGCGTACCAAACGATATTTTGGCCGTTACGGCGAGGTGCTTGGCGGCCTAGTTATGCTTTTCTTCGGCTTAAAACTTATTTTTCACATCCCGCTGTAA
- a CDS encoding TIGR01440 family protein — protein sequence MAVMNRQIIDEVSGALADLEKVMPFDSRHLLVIGCSTSEIGGSRIGTSGSMDVAASIYQALRNSHVQTGVHFAFQCCEHLNRTLVLDRKVAEQRGYDPVTVRPVQHAGGSMATYAYEHMDDPVVVEYIKADGGIDIGDTLIGMHLKPVAVPVRSEIKRIGSANLVMARTRPKLIGGERAVYPEIETSGKI from the coding sequence ATGGCAGTAATGAACCGGCAAATTATTGATGAAGTCAGCGGAGCACTTGCAGATCTGGAAAAAGTAATGCCGTTTGATTCACGGCACTTGCTTGTTATTGGATGCAGCACGAGTGAAATCGGCGGCAGCCGGATTGGCACATCCGGATCAATGGATGTTGCTGCGTCTATTTATCAGGCTTTGAGAAATAGTCACGTTCAGACAGGTGTCCACTTTGCTTTTCAATGTTGTGAACACCTGAACCGGACGCTCGTCCTTGACAGAAAAGTTGCAGAGCAGCGTGGATATGATCCTGTCACTGTCCGCCCGGTTCAGCATGCCGGAGGATCAATGGCAACCTATGCATATGAGCACATGGATGATCCGGTTGTTGTAGAATACATCAAAGCAGACGGCGGCATTGATATTGGAGACACGCTGATCGGTATGCATCTGAAACCTGTGGCAGTTCCTGTACGCAGCGAAATCAAACGAATCGGCAGCGCTAATCTTGTAATGGCGAGAACACGACCGAAACTGATCGGCGGCGAGCGGGCTGTCTATCCTGAGATAGAAACTTCGGGTAAAATATAA
- the glyA gene encoding serine hydroxymethyltransferase: MSGIEAQDPDVFNAIEKELGRQRNKIELIASENFVSEAVLEAAGSVLTNKYAEGYPGHRYYGGCEYVDIVEDLARNRALKLFGAEHVNVQPHSGAQANMAVYDAILEPGDTVLGMRLSHGGHLSHGSSVNFSGQLYHFVDYGVTKETQRIDYDEVRNQALKYKPKLIVAGASAYPRIIDFKKFREIADEAGAMLMVDMAHIAGLVATGLHPNPIPYADFVTTTTHKTLRGPRGGMIFCKKEYAKKLDKAIFPGIQGGPLMHIIAAKAVALGEALQPSFKKYAAQIIANAQAFATALEDNGLNLVSGGTDNHLLLVDVRNLGITGKKAEAVLDSIGITTNKNAIPFDPEKPFVTSGIRMGTPAVTTRGFKEDDMKEVAAIIAAALKNPDDESVLSTAAGRVHALTEKYPLYASGTGVFA, translated from the coding sequence ATGAGTGGAATTGAAGCACAGGATCCGGATGTTTTCAATGCAATCGAGAAAGAGCTGGGAAGACAGAGAAACAAAATTGAACTGATCGCTTCTGAAAACTTTGTCAGCGAAGCAGTGCTGGAGGCAGCGGGGTCAGTCCTGACGAATAAATATGCGGAAGGTTATCCGGGACATCGCTACTATGGCGGCTGCGAATATGTCGACATTGTCGAAGACCTGGCAAGAAACAGGGCACTGAAATTATTTGGCGCAGAGCATGTGAATGTCCAGCCGCATTCAGGTGCGCAGGCAAATATGGCTGTTTATGATGCCATTCTTGAGCCCGGCGATACAGTGCTTGGCATGCGTTTGTCACACGGTGGACATCTGTCGCACGGCAGCAGCGTAAACTTTAGTGGACAGCTCTATCATTTCGTTGATTACGGGGTAACTAAAGAGACGCAGCGCATTGACTACGACGAAGTAAGAAATCAGGCACTGAAATATAAGCCGAAGCTGATTGTTGCAGGAGCGAGCGCGTATCCGCGTATTATTGACTTTAAAAAATTCCGTGAAATTGCCGACGAGGCGGGTGCAATGCTGATGGTTGACATGGCGCATATCGCCGGACTTGTTGCAACAGGATTGCATCCGAACCCGATTCCATACGCTGATTTTGTGACGACGACAACCCACAAAACACTCAGGGGACCGCGTGGCGGGATGATTTTCTGCAAAAAAGAATATGCCAAGAAACTGGACAAAGCGATTTTCCCCGGTATTCAGGGCGGGCCGCTCATGCATATCATTGCGGCAAAAGCTGTGGCACTGGGCGAAGCACTACAACCTTCTTTTAAAAAATATGCCGCACAGATCATTGCTAATGCCCAAGCATTTGCCACCGCACTGGAGGATAACGGGCTGAACCTCGTCTCCGGTGGTACGGACAACCACCTTCTGCTTGTCGATGTCCGCAATCTGGGCATTACCGGTAAAAAAGCCGAAGCGGTTCTTGACAGTATAGGAATCACAACAAACAAGAATGCAATTCCTTTTGATCCGGAAAAACCGTTTGTGACTAGCGGCATCCGCATGGGCACGCCGGCTGTAACTACTCGCGGGTTTAAGGAAGACGACATGAAGGAAGTAGCAGCTATCATTGCTGCGGCGTTGAAAAATCCTGATGACGAATCAGTGCTGTCCACAGCCGCCGGACGCGTCCATGCGCTGACAGAGAAATATCCGCTTTATGCATCAGGCACCGGCGTTTTTGCCTGA
- the upp gene encoding uracil phosphoribosyltransferase, whose product MGKLVVLNHPLIQHKLTMIRDYRTGTKAFRELVDEVATLMAFEITRDLPLEEVEVQTPVDKAKTYRIAGKKLGIVPVLRAGLGMADGILKLIPAAKVGHVGLFRDPKTLKPVEYYFKMPPDISERDLIIVDPMLATGGTASETITLLKKHGATNIKLMCLIGAPEGVKTVRTAHPDVDIYLAALDEKLNENGYIVPGLGDAGDRLFGTK is encoded by the coding sequence ATGGGGAAACTGGTCGTATTGAATCATCCCTTGATTCAGCACAAGCTGACCATGATTCGTGACTACAGGACAGGCACGAAAGCATTCCGCGAACTTGTCGATGAGGTTGCTACGCTGATGGCATTTGAAATCACGCGCGATCTTCCGCTCGAAGAGGTCGAGGTACAGACGCCCGTGGATAAGGCGAAAACCTATCGCATTGCCGGAAAAAAGCTCGGTATTGTTCCGGTGCTCCGGGCGGGGCTTGGTATGGCCGACGGAATACTGAAGTTGATTCCGGCTGCCAAAGTTGGCCATGTCGGACTTTTTCGCGATCCAAAAACACTCAAGCCGGTCGAATACTATTTTAAAATGCCGCCGGATATTTCCGAGCGGGACTTGATCATTGTCGACCCGATGCTGGCGACTGGCGGTACGGCTTCGGAGACAATCACTCTGCTGAAAAAACACGGGGCCACCAACATCAAGCTGATGTGTCTGATTGGAGCGCCTGAAGGCGTGAAGACTGTCCGGACGGCACATCCGGACGTCGACATCTATCTGGCGGCACTTGATGAAAAGTTGAATGAGAATGGTTATATCGTTCCTGGTCTCGGTGATGCCGGTGACAGACTATTCGGAACAAAGTGA
- a CDS encoding AtpZ/AtpI family protein yields MSGKKVNSPLQMAAMVSAMGFEIFSFIIIGALLGKYLDGHFAPSHLWLPLCAVAGFLFGLFSCYYTIKSFMKD; encoded by the coding sequence ATGAGCGGGAAAAAAGTCAACAGTCCGCTGCAGATGGCAGCCATGGTCAGTGCGATGGGATTTGAGATTTTTTCTTTTATTATCATCGGCGCACTGTTAGGAAAGTATTTGGATGGGCATTTTGCCCCATCACATCTGTGGTTGCCGTTATGCGCGGTTGCCGGTTTCTTATTCGGACTGTTCAGTTGCTACTATACCATCAAATCTTTTATGAAGGATTGA
- a CDS encoding ATP synthase subunit I — MKQLIAWSSRVILIVSAVYLVTFGLIWFFKPMRALANGFLLGGLISLYNIFHLAFRLRIAGLRVRSGSRKPAGLHMTVRFLTVIFGALLVYRFPTRIDYHSFVLSLLFGYLLLATVISFYYLRKRSTISSDEGGETLGSDSESKVSRNDV, encoded by the coding sequence ATGAAACAGCTTATCGCATGGTCTTCCCGCGTGATATTAATCGTTTCGGCAGTTTACCTCGTGACTTTCGGGTTAATCTGGTTTTTCAAACCGATGAGGGCGCTTGCGAACGGCTTTCTTCTCGGTGGGTTAATCAGTTTATATAACATTTTTCATCTGGCATTTCGATTAAGGATAGCCGGGCTTCGCGTTCGCTCGGGTTCTCGGAAGCCCGCGGGTTTACATATGACCGTCCGTTTTCTGACAGTTATTTTCGGTGCACTGCTGGTGTATCGTTTTCCGACCCGTATCGACTATCACTCGTTTGTGCTGTCTCTGCTTTTTGGTTACCTTTTGCTTGCGACGGTGATCAGCTTTTACTATTTACGTAAGAGAAGCACAATTTCTTCAGATGAAGGGGGTGAGACTCTTGGATCTGACTCCGAAAGTAAAGTTTCTCGGAATGACGTTTGA
- the atpB gene encoding F0F1 ATP synthase subunit A, translating to MRLLDLTPKVKFLGMTFDVTMMIGTVVTALIVMLIVFLLTRKLTMRPSGKQNLMEYIIDFISGITGTMLEKKQAARYLSFALTIFLFILVANLLGVVVMVTAIVHSPIPALGITAQNMKLAKDSVSWFKSPTSDLNVTVAMAGAIFIYSHFAGIKKNPLGYLKNYVKPYWWMLPIHLIDELSKPATHALRLWANIFAGEVLIIILREAPFYFTGVPLFVWMGFSVFVGCIQAYIFTVLAMVYISQKVAAE from the coding sequence GTGAGACTCTTGGATCTGACTCCGAAAGTAAAGTTTCTCGGAATGACGTTTGATGTAACGATGATGATCGGTACGGTAGTTACTGCACTGATCGTGATGCTGATTGTGTTTCTGCTGACGCGTAAGCTTACTATGAGGCCGTCGGGAAAACAGAATCTGATGGAATACATCATCGACTTCATCAGCGGGATTACCGGAACGATGCTTGAGAAGAAGCAGGCCGCGAGATATCTGAGCTTTGCGCTGACGATATTTTTATTTATTCTTGTGGCCAACCTGCTCGGTGTTGTGGTGATGGTGACAGCAATAGTCCACAGCCCGATACCTGCACTGGGCATTACAGCTCAAAACATGAAGCTGGCCAAGGATTCCGTCAGCTGGTTCAAATCGCCGACTTCCGACTTGAATGTCACTGTGGCGATGGCGGGGGCAATTTTCATTTATTCGCATTTCGCTGGCATCAAAAAAAACCCGCTTGGGTACTTGAAGAATTACGTCAAGCCATATTGGTGGATGCTTCCGATTCACCTGATTGACGAACTGTCCAAACCGGCGACACATGCTCTCCGGCTCTGGGCCAACATTTTCGCAGGCGAAGTACTGATTATCATTCTGCGTGAGGCACCATTTTACTTTACGGGGGTGCCACTGTTCGTATGGATGGGCTTTTCGGTATTTGTCGGCTGCATCCAGGCCTACATTTTTACGGTACTGGCAATGGTTTATATTTCGCAGAAAGTGGCAGCCGAATGA
- the atpE gene encoding F0F1 ATP synthase subunit C yields the protein MSFAVLAGGIMIAFGALGAGIGNGLLFSHYLDGIARQPEAQGNLFGQSMISLGLIEAMPVISIAFGILVLFGLI from the coding sequence ATGAGTTTCGCAGTTCTAGCTGGTGGTATTATGATCGCATTTGGTGCTCTTGGAGCAGGTATTGGTAACGGCTTATTGTTCAGCCACTATTTGGACGGCATTGCCCGTCAGCCGGAAGCCCAGGGCAACCTCTTTGGACAGTCCATGATCAGTTTGGGCTTGATTGAAGCTATGCCAGTCATTTCGATAGCATTCGGTATTTTGGTGCTCTTCGGCCTTATCTGA
- the atpF gene encoding F0F1 ATP synthase subunit B translates to MSFSLGSIVFQLVVMLLLMIFVAWVGVKPVLAIMDKRNKYINNQIDSAEKSRTDAESYLAKQKAEVDKVREESHEIIEQAKSQASAEAKSIIDAAKNRSDLLIKEAHEEISQEKEKAIASIRDEVADLSVLLASKVLEKEVNAKDYSKEIDQLMKQVGNQR, encoded by the coding sequence GTGTCTTTTTCACTGGGAAGTATTGTCTTCCAGTTGGTCGTCATGCTTCTGCTGATGATCTTCGTTGCATGGGTCGGCGTTAAGCCGGTTTTGGCGATCATGGACAAGCGTAATAAATATATCAATAACCAGATCGACAGTGCGGAGAAGAGCCGTACGGATGCTGAAAGCTATCTGGCCAAACAGAAAGCTGAAGTAGACAAAGTACGCGAAGAATCGCACGAAATTATTGAACAAGCGAAAAGTCAGGCATCCGCAGAAGCAAAAAGCATTATTGATGCCGCAAAGAATCGTTCCGACCTGCTGATTAAAGAAGCACACGAAGAAATCAGCCAGGAGAAAGAAAAAGCTATTGCCTCCATTCGTGACGAGGTTGCCGATCTTTCAGTACTGCTTGCATCGAAAGTACTGGAAAAAGAAGTCAATGCAAAAGATTACTCTAAAGAAATTGATCAGTTGATGAAACAGGTGGGAAATCAGCGATGA
- a CDS encoding F0F1 ATP synthase subunit delta, translating to MSEIVANRYAKALFEVAEERNAIDSIEDQLSLITKTLDDNEDISRVLMHPQVSAENKKALVGKLFENEASLEVMNLLRLLIDRKRESIIDDVLEAYTHMADFKRGILDVTVTTAVPLDEEEEQDLAGRLGNVLGKQLRMHAKVRENIIGGILLRIGDRLYDGTIAGKLAGFKQEIKVGKQG from the coding sequence ATGAGTGAAATTGTAGCGAACCGTTATGCGAAGGCGCTTTTTGAAGTTGCTGAAGAACGCAATGCCATTGATTCAATTGAAGACCAGTTGTCTTTGATCACAAAAACACTGGATGACAACGAGGATATCAGCCGGGTGCTGATGCATCCCCAGGTTAGTGCTGAGAACAAAAAAGCATTGGTTGGCAAACTTTTCGAAAATGAGGCAAGCCTGGAAGTTATGAATCTGCTCAGACTGCTCATTGACCGTAAACGCGAATCGATAATCGATGACGTGCTTGAAGCTTATACTCATATGGCGGATTTCAAAAGAGGCATCCTTGATGTAACAGTAACGACCGCAGTGCCGCTGGATGAAGAGGAAGAACAAGATCTGGCCGGCAGGCTTGGAAATGTTCTTGGCAAGCAGCTGCGCATGCATGCCAAAGTCAGGGAAAATATCATCGGCGGTATTTTGCTCCGCATCGGCGATCGCCTTTATGACGGTACGATAGCCGGCAAACTGGCAGGCTTCAAACAGGAGATTAAAGTAGGTAAACAGGGGTGA
- the atpA gene encoding F0F1 ATP synthase subunit alpha — protein sequence MSIKAEEISSLIKQQIENYQSTVEVSEVGTVITVGDGIARVHGLDSVMSGELVEFSNGVMGMAQNLEEDNVGIVILGPFTDIHEGDEVKRTGRIMQVPVGEALLGRVVNPLGQAIDGKGPIVTDKTRPVEKKAPGVMQRKSVFEPLQTGIKAIDAMIPIGRGQRELIIGDRQTGKTAIAIDTIINQKDQDVISIYVAIGQKESTVAGVVNTLKEYGVMDKTIVVSAGASEPAPLLYLAPYAGVTMGEEFMYSGKHVLIIYDDLSKQAAAYRELSLLLRRPPGREAFPGDVFYLHSRLLERAAKLSDELGGGSITALPIIETQAGDISAYIPTNVISITDGQIFLESNLFYSGIRPAVDAGTSVSRVGGAAQIKAMKKVAGTLKLDLASYRELEAFSQFGSDLDKSTKAKLDRGARTVEILKQDLHKPYPVEDQVAVLYALTKGYVDDVALADVKRYEKELLAYLRQNHSEILDKIKESGNLPDDKAFSAAITEFKKTFVASKAE from the coding sequence GTGAGCATTAAAGCGGAAGAAATCAGCTCACTGATCAAACAGCAGATTGAGAATTATCAATCGACTGTTGAAGTGAGTGAAGTCGGCACTGTAATCACTGTCGGCGACGGGATTGCCCGCGTCCACGGCCTTGACAGTGTTATGTCGGGCGAGCTTGTCGAATTTTCCAACGGTGTCATGGGTATGGCTCAGAACCTTGAAGAGGACAACGTTGGTATCGTCATTCTTGGCCCATTCACAGATATCCACGAAGGTGACGAAGTTAAAAGAACCGGCCGCATCATGCAGGTTCCCGTTGGCGAGGCTCTGCTCGGCCGCGTCGTAAACCCGCTGGGTCAGGCGATTGACGGTAAAGGTCCGATCGTCACAGACAAGACGCGTCCTGTCGAAAAGAAAGCACCGGGCGTCATGCAGCGTAAATCCGTATTTGAACCACTGCAGACCGGCATTAAAGCAATCGACGCGATGATTCCGATCGGCCGTGGCCAGCGTGAATTGATCATTGGCGACCGTCAGACCGGTAAAACGGCAATTGCGATTGACACAATTATTAATCAGAAAGACCAGGATGTTATTAGTATCTATGTCGCCATCGGACAGAAGGAATCGACCGTTGCCGGCGTTGTGAACACACTTAAAGAATACGGCGTTATGGATAAAACAATTGTTGTTTCAGCGGGAGCTTCCGAACCTGCACCGCTGCTTTATCTGGCGCCTTATGCCGGCGTTACAATGGGTGAGGAATTCATGTACAGCGGCAAACACGTTCTGATTATTTATGATGACCTCTCCAAACAGGCAGCGGCATACCGTGAACTTTCTTTGCTGCTTCGCCGTCCGCCGGGCCGTGAAGCATTCCCGGGCGATGTTTTCTATCTGCACTCAAGGCTGCTGGAACGCGCAGCTAAGCTGAGTGACGAACTTGGCGGCGGTTCAATTACCGCACTGCCAATTATTGAAACGCAGGCCGGGGATATTTCAGCCTACATTCCAACAAACGTTATTTCCATTACAGACGGCCAGATTTTCCTTGAATCAAACCTGTTCTATTCAGGTATTCGTCCGGCGGTCGATGCCGGGACTTCCGTATCCCGTGTCGGTGGTGCCGCACAGATCAAGGCGATGAAGAAAGTTGCCGGTACATTGAAGCTGGATTTGGCTTCTTATCGTGAACTGGAAGCCTTCTCACAGTTTGGTTCAGATCTGGATAAGTCGACAAAGGCGAAGCTGGATCGTGGTGCTCGCACCGTTGAAATTCTGAAACAGGACTTGCACAAACCATATCCGGTTGAAGATCAGGTTGCTGTACTCTATGCGCTGACGAAAGGTTATGTCGATGACGTGGCCTTGGCTGATGTCAAACGTTATGAAAAAGAGCTGCTCGCATACCTGAGGCAGAATCATTCGGAAATCCTGGACAAAATCAAGGAATCCGGAAATCTGCCTGATGATAAGGCATTTTCAGCTGCAATTACTGAATTCAAAAAAACATTTGTTGCGTCGAAGGCTGAATAA